A portion of the Pangasianodon hypophthalmus isolate fPanHyp1 chromosome 20, fPanHyp1.pri, whole genome shotgun sequence genome contains these proteins:
- the pnp4a gene encoding purine nucleoside phosphorylase 4a: MPYSHFHTDNNMHCKDQISHKDYQRTVDWLLSQTQHRPKVAIICGSGLGMLADALQCQDSFKYSDIPGFPQSTVQGHVGRLVFGELKGKTCVFMQGRFHMYEGHSLCKVTFPVRVFKLLGVETLIVTNAAGSIAESYHCGDVMIIRDHINFPGLAGINPLNGPNDDKFGPRFPPMSGVYDKDLRKLAFDICKSMGITQFVQEGVYCMVGGPNFESIAEARLLHKLGVDAVGMSTAPEVLVASHCGMRVFGLSLITNKVVKSYEDSETTNHEAVLDVSKMRSEMLQKLISEIIIRMDINNNEA, translated from the exons ATGCCTTACTCTCACTTTCACACGGACAATAACATGCACTGTAAAGATCAAATCAG TCACAAAGACTACCAGAGGACAGTGGATTGGCTCCTGTCCCAAACACAGCACAGACCTAAAGTGGCCATCATCTGTGGATCTGGACTGGGCATGCTGGCTGATGCCCTCCAGTGCCAGGACTCCTTCAAGTACTCTGATATTCCTGGCTTCCCACAAAGCACAG tgcAGGGCCATGTTGGGAGGCTGGTGTTTGGTGAACTCAAAGGGAAGACCTGTGTTTTTATGCAGGGCCGATTCCATATGTATGAGGGACACTCACTGTGTAAG GTCACTTTCCCGGTGAGAGTGTTCAAGCTTTTGGGTGTGGAAACCCTGATTGTCACGAATGCTGCAGGGTCCATAGCAGAAAGCTATCACTGTGGTGATGTCATGATCATTAGAGATCACATCAACTTCCCTGGACTTGCTGGTATAAACCCACTAAATGGCCCTAATGATGACAA GTTTGGACCTCGTTTCCCCCCTATGTCTGGAGTTTACGATAAAGATTTGAGAAAGCTGGCATTTGACATCTGTAAGAGCATGGGCATCACCCAATTTGTTCAGGAGGGAGTGTACTGTATGGTGGGTGGGCCCAACTTTGAGAGCATAGCAGAAGCCAGGCTTCTGCACAAACTCGGAGTGGATGCAGTGG GCATGAGCACAGCCCCTGAAGTCCTCGTGGCCAGCCATTGCGGCATGCGTGTGTTCGGCCTCTCACTTATCACTAATAAAGTGGTGAAGAGCTATGAGGACTCAGAGACCACCAATCATGAAGCCGTACTGGACGTGAGCAAAATGCGATCAGAAATGCTGCAGAAGCTCATTTCTGAGATCATTATCCGTATGGACATTAATAACAATGAAGCATGA